In the genome of Cupriavidus taiwanensis, one region contains:
- a CDS encoding 3-oxoacid CoA-transferase subunit A: MINKLYDSVEAAVAGIHDGATILTGGFGLAGMPAELIDALIAQGARDLTIVNNNAGNGDTGLAALLKTKRVRKIICSFPRQADSYVFDSLYHAGEIELELVPQGNLAERIRAAGAGIGGFFTRTAYGTPLAEGKETRIIDGQGYVFETPIHADFALIKADTADRWGNLTYRKTARNFGPIMAMAAKCAIVQVSRVVELGEMDPEHIITPGLFVKRVVKVA; encoded by the coding sequence GTGATCAACAAGCTATACGACTCGGTGGAAGCGGCGGTTGCCGGCATCCACGACGGCGCCACCATCCTGACCGGCGGCTTCGGCCTGGCAGGCATGCCCGCGGAACTGATCGACGCGCTGATCGCGCAGGGCGCGCGCGACCTCACCATCGTCAACAACAACGCCGGCAACGGCGACACCGGGCTGGCCGCGCTGCTCAAGACCAAGCGCGTGCGCAAGATCATCTGCTCGTTCCCGCGCCAGGCGGATTCCTACGTGTTCGATTCGCTCTACCACGCCGGCGAGATCGAGCTGGAGCTGGTGCCACAGGGCAACCTGGCCGAGCGCATCCGCGCCGCCGGGGCCGGCATCGGCGGCTTCTTCACCCGCACCGCCTACGGCACGCCGCTGGCCGAGGGCAAGGAAACGCGCATCATCGACGGCCAGGGCTATGTGTTCGAAACCCCGATCCACGCCGACTTTGCACTGATCAAGGCCGATACCGCCGACCGCTGGGGCAACCTGACCTACCGCAAGACCGCGCGCAACTTCGGCCCGATCATGGCGATGGCCGCCAAATGCGCCATCGTGCAGGTCAGCCGCGTGGTCGAGCTGGGCGAGATGGACCCCGAGCACATCATCACGCCGGGCCTGTTCGTCAAGCGTGTCGTCAAGGTCGCCTGA
- a CDS encoding exonuclease SbcCD subunit D — MRFLHTADWHLGRLFHARSLLEDQAHLLDQFVELVRNERPDAVLIAGDVYDRAVPPPEAVALLDDVLGRIVVDAGVPVVMIAGNHDSAQRLEFGARLMRAQGLHVAGRTLPEATCVSLHDAHGEVRVYALPYAEPAVVRDAVGTDMPSHEAALRAQLDAIRAVHPAGVRAVVVGHAFVVGGAASESERPLSVGGSGAVAAELFAGFDLVALGHLHRPQTLGGGRIHYAGSLLKYSLSECAHQKSVSRIELDADGTVAITPLTLQPLRDVRVLEGELAQLLTAGTDDPQRDDYIHARLTDTGALLDPMARLRQVYPNALAIERTVLARTGMASEAGRKLRQLGTGELFASFFREVADAELDPDQRAALDQVLAGIAASERESA, encoded by the coding sequence TTGCGTTTCCTTCACACCGCCGACTGGCATCTCGGCCGCCTCTTCCATGCGCGCAGCCTGCTGGAAGACCAGGCCCATCTCCTCGACCAGTTTGTCGAACTGGTCCGCAACGAGCGCCCGGATGCGGTGCTGATTGCCGGCGACGTCTATGACCGCGCCGTGCCGCCGCCCGAGGCGGTGGCCTTGCTCGACGACGTGCTCGGCCGCATCGTGGTCGATGCCGGCGTGCCGGTAGTGATGATCGCGGGCAACCACGACAGCGCGCAGCGGCTGGAATTCGGCGCGCGCCTGATGCGCGCGCAGGGGCTGCATGTGGCTGGCCGCACGCTGCCCGAGGCCACTTGCGTGAGCCTGCATGATGCGCACGGCGAAGTCCGCGTCTATGCGCTGCCGTATGCCGAACCCGCCGTGGTGCGCGATGCGGTCGGCACCGACATGCCGTCGCATGAAGCCGCCTTGCGCGCGCAGCTCGATGCCATCCGCGCGGTGCATCCGGCGGGCGTGCGCGCGGTGGTGGTGGGCCATGCCTTCGTGGTGGGCGGCGCGGCCAGCGAATCGGAACGGCCGCTGTCGGTGGGCGGCAGCGGTGCCGTGGCGGCGGAACTGTTCGCCGGCTTCGACCTGGTCGCGCTGGGCCACCTGCACCGGCCGCAGACGCTGGGCGGCGGACGCATCCACTATGCAGGCTCGCTGCTGAAATACTCGCTGTCGGAATGCGCGCACCAGAAGTCGGTATCGCGCATCGAACTGGACGCGGACGGGACCGTCGCCATCACGCCGCTGACGCTGCAGCCGCTGCGCGACGTGCGCGTGCTGGAGGGCGAGCTGGCACAGTTGCTGACCGCCGGCACCGACGATCCGCAGCGCGATGACTACATCCACGCGCGCCTGACCGACACCGGCGCGCTGCTGGACCCGATGGCGCGGTTGCGCCAGGTCTATCCCAACGCGCTTGCGATCGAGCGCACCGTGCTGGCGCGCACCGGCATGGCGTCGGAGGCGGGCCGCAAGCTGCGCCAGTTGGGCACCGGCGAGCTGTTCGCCAGTTTCTTCCGCGAGGTGGCCGATGCCGAGCTGGACCCGGACCAGCGCGCCGCGCTCGACCAGGTGCTGGCGGGCATCGCCGCGTCGGAACGGGAGTCGGCATGA
- a CDS encoding SDR family NAD(P)-dependent oxidoreductase: MSLPVATLVTGGSSGIGRAICEMLLADGVTQVVNVDYAAPAWSHPNLSFFQADLTDAEATRAVAEQVTSRFAVTRLVNNAGATRPGTADSATVADLDYVTGLHLQAPLLLLQACLPAMRAAGFGRIVNMASRAALGKPERVVYSATKAGLIGMTRTLAMELGGDGITVNAVAPGPIATELFRQSNPEGAEQTRRILASITVKRMGTPEDVARAALFFLSPDNGFVTGQVMYVCGGTTLGVAPV, from the coding sequence ATGTCCCTCCCCGTAGCCACCCTCGTCACCGGCGGCAGTTCCGGCATCGGCCGCGCCATCTGTGAAATGCTGCTGGCCGATGGCGTGACCCAGGTGGTCAATGTCGATTACGCCGCGCCGGCGTGGTCGCATCCCAACCTGAGCTTCTTCCAGGCCGACCTGACCGATGCCGAGGCGACCCGCGCCGTGGCGGAGCAGGTCACGTCGCGCTTTGCGGTCACGCGCCTGGTGAACAATGCCGGCGCCACCCGCCCCGGCACCGCCGACAGCGCCACCGTTGCCGACCTGGACTACGTCACCGGCCTGCACCTGCAAGCCCCGCTGCTGCTGCTGCAAGCCTGCCTGCCCGCGATGCGCGCCGCGGGTTTCGGCCGCATCGTCAACATGGCCTCGCGCGCCGCGCTGGGCAAGCCGGAGCGCGTGGTGTACTCGGCCACCAAGGCCGGCCTGATCGGCATGACCCGCACGCTGGCGATGGAACTGGGCGGCGACGGCATTACCGTCAACGCCGTGGCCCCGGGCCCGATCGCCACCGAGCTGTTCCGCCAAAGCAATCCCGAAGGCGCGGAGCAAACCAGGCGCATCCTTGCCAGCATCACCGTCAAGCGCATGGGCACCCCGGAAGACGTGGCACGCGCCGCGCTGTTCTTCCTGTCGCCCGACAACGGCTTCGTCACCGGCCAGGTGATGTACGTGTGCGGCGGCACCACGCTGGGCGTTGCGCCGGTGTAA
- a CDS encoding Bug family tripartite tricarboxylate transporter substrate binding protein — translation MRQDSQTSTTRRRLLAAGVALATTIAGFAGAAHAQGGYPTKPITLIVPFSAGGTTDILARIVGLQLGKALGQPVVIDNRPGAGGNIGASLAAKAPGDGYTLFMGTIGTHAINQSLYSKLPYDPVKDFAPISRVAMVPNLVVANPKVPVNNIKELIAYVKANPDKLSYGSSGSGSSMHLSGELFNSMTGLHIQHIPYKGSAPAVNDLLGNQIGLMFDNMPSSYPHVKAGKLRALAVTSAKRSPALPNVPTVAESGVPGYEATSWFALYATGGTPQAIVDRLNAEVVKILAMPDVKKQMADQGAEPNPEKPAQLAAFMKSETAKWAKVVKASGATVD, via the coding sequence ATGAGACAAGATTCCCAGACCTCCACCACGCGCCGCCGCCTGCTTGCCGCCGGCGTGGCACTGGCCACCACCATCGCCGGCTTTGCCGGCGCGGCCCATGCACAGGGCGGCTATCCGACCAAGCCGATCACGCTGATCGTGCCGTTCTCGGCCGGCGGCACCACCGACATCCTGGCCCGCATCGTCGGCCTGCAGCTGGGCAAGGCACTCGGCCAGCCGGTGGTGATCGACAACCGTCCGGGCGCGGGCGGCAACATCGGCGCGTCGCTGGCCGCCAAGGCCCCGGGCGACGGCTACACGCTGTTCATGGGCACCATCGGCACGCACGCCATCAACCAGTCGCTGTACTCCAAGCTGCCGTACGACCCGGTCAAGGACTTCGCGCCGATCAGCCGCGTGGCGATGGTGCCGAACCTGGTGGTCGCCAACCCCAAGGTGCCGGTCAACAACATCAAGGAACTGATTGCCTACGTCAAGGCCAACCCGGACAAGCTGTCGTACGGCTCGTCGGGCAGCGGCTCGTCGATGCACCTGTCGGGCGAACTGTTCAACTCGATGACCGGCCTGCATATCCAGCACATCCCGTACAAGGGCAGCGCCCCCGCCGTGAACGACCTGCTGGGCAACCAGATCGGCCTGATGTTCGACAACATGCCGTCGTCGTACCCGCACGTGAAGGCGGGCAAGCTGCGCGCGCTGGCCGTGACCTCGGCCAAGCGCTCGCCGGCGCTGCCCAACGTGCCGACCGTGGCCGAATCGGGCGTGCCCGGCTATGAAGCCACCTCGTGGTTCGCGCTGTACGCCACTGGCGGCACCCCGCAGGCCATCGTCGACCGCCTCAATGCCGAAGTGGTGAAGATCCTGGCCATGCCGGACGTGAAGAAGCAGATGGCCGACCAGGGCGCCGAGCCCAACCCGGAAAAGCCGGCCCAGCTGGCCGCGTTCATGAAGTCGGAAACGGCCAAGTGGGCGAAGGTGGTGAAGGCTTCGGGGGCGACGGTGGATTGA
- a CDS encoding sigma 54-interacting transcriptional regulator, giving the protein MKTDRWAYENLEVYVWEGKYEIADRVTRFLAPLGVDVIRAGALEAVPAEPRLKPCIAVISVSVIGAARFSLDWEAAHGMPVIWVAGPGRETDPGRFPPEYAHILADDFTGADLRGQIGKLLPQLLATEATGEREADLVAGSAAMRQLLQHVETFADFGSNVMLYGETGAGKERIARLFHERNTTYGKGPFVAVNCGAIPDGLFESQFFGHAKGAFTGASFAHRGYFEQANGGTLFLDEIGDLPLFQQVKLLRVLEENVITRLGSTLAVKLDFRLVAATNKDLRDAVRQGRFRADLFFRLAVIEMRIPSLEERGPADKVALLQSFLRHMLGASGYDALPPMPDWLKGAVGTAYFTGNVRELRNLAERVGITVQQTGHWDEERIRPLFRALHPGAFDGGERADLRGDMEERRRILAALDANGWRRQDTAASLGISRKVLWEKMRKYQIADSEAEPV; this is encoded by the coding sequence ATGAAGACAGACCGCTGGGCCTACGAAAACCTTGAAGTCTACGTGTGGGAAGGCAAGTACGAGATTGCCGACCGTGTCACGCGTTTCCTGGCGCCCCTGGGCGTGGACGTGATCCGCGCCGGCGCGCTCGAGGCCGTGCCTGCCGAGCCGCGCCTGAAGCCGTGCATCGCGGTGATCAGCGTGTCGGTGATCGGCGCCGCGCGCTTTTCGCTGGACTGGGAAGCCGCACATGGCATGCCGGTGATCTGGGTGGCGGGGCCGGGGCGTGAAACCGATCCCGGACGCTTTCCGCCGGAGTACGCGCATATCCTTGCCGATGACTTTACCGGCGCCGACCTGCGCGGCCAGATCGGCAAGCTGCTGCCGCAGCTGCTCGCCACCGAGGCCACCGGCGAGCGCGAGGCCGACCTGGTGGCCGGCTCGGCGGCGATGCGCCAGCTGCTGCAGCACGTGGAAACCTTTGCCGACTTCGGCAGCAACGTGATGCTGTACGGCGAGACCGGCGCGGGCAAGGAGCGCATCGCGCGCCTGTTCCATGAGCGCAACACCACCTACGGCAAGGGCCCGTTCGTCGCGGTCAACTGCGGCGCGATTCCCGACGGGCTGTTCGAGTCGCAGTTCTTCGGCCATGCCAAGGGCGCGTTTACCGGGGCATCGTTCGCGCATCGCGGCTACTTCGAGCAGGCCAACGGCGGCACGCTGTTTCTCGACGAGATCGGCGACCTGCCGCTGTTCCAGCAGGTCAAGCTGCTGCGCGTGCTGGAAGAGAACGTGATCACCCGGCTGGGCTCGACGCTGGCGGTCAAGCTGGACTTCCGGCTGGTGGCCGCGACCAACAAGGACCTGCGCGACGCCGTGCGGCAGGGGCGCTTCCGCGCCGACCTGTTCTTCCGCCTGGCGGTGATCGAAATGCGCATCCCCAGCCTGGAAGAGCGCGGCCCGGCCGACAAGGTGGCGCTGCTGCAGTCGTTCCTGCGCCATATGCTGGGCGCCTCCGGCTATGACGCCTTGCCGCCGATGCCGGACTGGCTCAAGGGCGCGGTCGGCACCGCCTACTTCACCGGCAACGTGCGCGAACTGCGCAACCTGGCCGAGCGCGTCGGCATCACCGTGCAGCAGACCGGGCATTGGGACGAGGAGCGCATCCGGCCGCTGTTCCGCGCGCTGCACCCCGGCGCGTTCGATGGCGGCGAGCGCGCCGACCTGCGCGGCGACATGGAAGAACGCCGCCGCATCCTGGCCGCGCTCGACGCCAACGGCTGGCGGCGGCAGGACACGGCGGCCAGCCTGGGCATCAGCCGCAAGGTGCTGTGGGAGAAGATGCGCAAGTACCAGATCGCCGACAGCGAGGCCGAGCCGGTCTGA
- the pcaF gene encoding 3-oxoadipyl-CoA thiolase gives MTEAFICDAIRTPIGRYGGSLSAVRADDLGAVPLKALMARNANVDWKAIDDVIYGNANQAGEDNRNVARMSSLLAGLPQDVPGATINRLCGSGMDATGTAARAIKAGEANLMIAGGVESMSRAPFVMGKATSAFSRDAQIFDTTIGWRFINPAMRAAYGVDSMPETAENVATDYKISREDQDLMALRSQEKASRAQADGTLAQEITAVTIPQKKGDAIVVERDEHPRATSMEALAKLRGVVRPDGTVTAGNASGVNDGACAILLASEAGIKQHGLTPRARIVGMATAGVAPRVMGIGPAPATQKLMKQLGMTLDQIDVIELNEAFAAQGLAVLRELGIADDDQRVNPNGGAIALGHPLGMSGARLVTTAMYQLHRTGGRFALCTMCIGVGQGIAMVIERV, from the coding sequence ATGACCGAAGCCTTTATCTGCGACGCCATCCGCACCCCCATCGGCCGCTACGGCGGCAGCCTGTCCGCGGTGCGCGCGGACGACCTCGGCGCGGTGCCGCTGAAGGCGCTGATGGCGCGCAACGCCAACGTCGACTGGAAGGCCATCGACGACGTGATCTACGGCAATGCCAACCAGGCCGGCGAAGACAACCGCAACGTGGCGCGCATGTCGTCGCTGCTGGCGGGCCTGCCGCAGGACGTGCCGGGTGCCACCATCAACCGCCTGTGCGGATCCGGCATGGACGCCACCGGCACCGCCGCGCGCGCGATCAAGGCGGGCGAGGCCAACCTGATGATCGCCGGCGGCGTGGAAAGCATGAGCCGCGCCCCGTTCGTGATGGGCAAGGCCACCAGCGCGTTCTCGCGCGATGCGCAGATCTTCGACACCACCATCGGCTGGCGCTTCATCAACCCGGCCATGCGCGCCGCCTACGGCGTGGACTCGATGCCCGAGACCGCCGAGAACGTCGCCACCGACTACAAGATCAGCCGCGAAGACCAGGACCTGATGGCGCTGCGCAGCCAGGAAAAGGCCTCGCGCGCGCAGGCCGACGGCACGCTCGCACAGGAAATCACCGCGGTCACGATCCCGCAGAAGAAGGGCGATGCCATCGTGGTCGAACGCGACGAACACCCGCGCGCCACCAGCATGGAAGCGCTGGCCAAGCTGCGCGGCGTGGTCCGTCCTGACGGCACCGTCACCGCCGGCAATGCCTCGGGCGTGAACGATGGCGCCTGCGCGATCCTGCTGGCGAGCGAAGCCGGGATCAAGCAACACGGCCTGACACCGCGTGCGCGCATCGTCGGCATGGCCACCGCCGGCGTGGCGCCGCGCGTGATGGGCATCGGCCCGGCGCCGGCCACGCAGAAGCTGATGAAGCAACTGGGCATGACGCTGGACCAGATCGACGTGATCGAGCTGAACGAAGCGTTTGCCGCGCAAGGCCTGGCCGTGCTGCGTGAACTGGGCATCGCCGACGACGACCAGCGCGTCAACCCCAACGGCGGCGCGATCGCGCTTGGCCACCCGCTCGGCATGAGCGGCGCGCGCCTGGTGACCACCGCGATGTACCAGCTGCACCGCACCGGCGGCCGCTTCGCGCTGTGCACGATGTGCATCGGCGTGGGCCAGGGTATCGCGATGGTGATCGAGCGCGTTTGA
- a CDS encoding CsgG/HfaB family protein, whose amino-acid sequence MTSCGLLGAAAAALLLAGCATETSTALPVQKVESASRPYNGVRTPIAVGKFDNRSNYMRGVFSDGIDRLSGQAKTSLVTHLQQTNRFNVLERENLEEIRREAAIKNQAQRLKGADYVVTGDITEFGRKEVGDVQLFGILGRGREQVAYAKVNLNIVNISTSEVVYATQGAGEYKLSNREVIGFGGTASYDSTLNGKVMDLAMREAVNNLVSAIETGAWKPVQQ is encoded by the coding sequence ATGACATCGTGCGGCCTGCTCGGCGCGGCCGCCGCCGCGCTGCTGCTGGCAGGCTGCGCCACCGAGACCTCGACCGCCTTGCCGGTGCAGAAGGTGGAAAGCGCCAGCCGGCCCTATAACGGCGTGCGCACGCCGATTGCCGTCGGCAAGTTCGACAACCGCTCCAACTACATGCGCGGCGTGTTCTCGGACGGCATCGACCGCCTGAGCGGGCAGGCCAAGACCAGCCTGGTGACCCATCTGCAGCAGACCAACCGCTTCAATGTGCTGGAGCGCGAGAACCTGGAAGAGATCAGGCGCGAGGCAGCGATCAAGAACCAGGCGCAACGCCTCAAGGGCGCCGACTATGTGGTGACCGGCGATATCACCGAATTCGGGCGCAAGGAAGTCGGCGACGTGCAGCTGTTCGGCATCCTCGGCCGCGGCCGCGAACAGGTGGCCTATGCCAAGGTCAACCTTAACATCGTGAACATCAGTACCTCGGAAGTCGTGTATGCCACGCAAGGCGCGGGCGAATACAAGCTGTCGAACCGCGAGGTGATCGGCTTTGGCGGCACGGCAAGCTATGACTCGACGCTCAACGGCAAGGTCATGGACCTGGCCATGCGCGAGGCCGTGAACAACCTGGTCAGCGCCATCGAGACCGGCGCCTGGAAGCCGGTCCAGCAGTAA
- a CDS encoding AAA family ATPase — translation MRPLHLTLQAFGPFAATEEIDFTRLGEQAFVLIHGPTGAGKTTLLDAICFALYGDTSGGERSAQAMRSANAAAGLRTEVTLTFSLGAQRWRVVRSPVQERPKQRGEGWVTEPARAQLDLHDGNGWVSKASQPGKVSDAVRELLGFDSAQFRQVIVLPQGRFRELLTASSQARQAILERLFRTELYHRVEELLKTEAAGIRRDAERITIQRDEALRQAGVESAQALADGIAAMQAELQALQGQEQGARAAQAAAQAALAAGEQVSARLQERQQAQAAHAALMARQAAIDEQRGRLQAAQRAARVMPAVAAAQAAQRDHAAGAAALAQATEQAARAGHRATQAAAALQAQVQQAEVRQAAQRRVTQLEAMLPRAQRLGALQRALLEAEARQVTAATARDRALAQVETCRAAAVTAESALGQAQLAAAQAQATALQLAALQERARQFERYRQAARSLDASNAQAAGHAQAEQQALHHRDRCRTALADAEAAWRAGQAARLAQTLASGDACPVCGSTAHPEPARQVAQPLSDLALEAARQALLEAESEAVRCAGQHQAAQLAIAQARERLEELAAALGDASAAAAAGVSADIEAQQAALAQQRQASASLAQREAAIATSRAARDSAEAVHRDAVVAADAAAQALAHCRGEWQAESAQVPEDSRDPVALAEALRQAQAALAGLEQALAAAQAAERQAAAEDAGAQAALVSARQAHAQITERLANAEAALAQALAQQGFADARAHADACLDDDAMQALDATLRTFDSQLAAAADRRERAEAAARALDAPDLDGLRAALGAAATTVEDLVRQQAERGRSRDALLQCQQRLQQLDQAGRDIEARFAVLGRLAEVANGNNPRRMTFQRFVLATLLDEVLEAASMRLLAMSRGRYVLQRVREQADQRSAGGLDIEVFDHDTGAARPANTLSGGEGFLASLSLALGLADVVQSRAGGIQLDTLFVDEGFGTLDPESLDFALRTLLDLQQAGRLVGIISHVTELRERIDVRLEVRPGTGGSRVLLTGVPVAA, via the coding sequence ATGAGACCGCTGCATCTGACGCTGCAGGCGTTCGGCCCCTTTGCCGCGACCGAGGAGATCGATTTCACGCGGCTGGGCGAGCAGGCCTTCGTGCTGATCCATGGCCCCACCGGTGCGGGCAAGACCACGCTGCTCGATGCCATCTGCTTTGCGCTGTACGGCGACACCTCCGGCGGCGAGCGCAGCGCGCAGGCCATGCGCAGCGCCAATGCGGCAGCGGGCTTGCGCACCGAGGTGACGCTGACCTTCAGCCTGGGCGCGCAGCGCTGGCGCGTGGTGCGCTCGCCCGTGCAGGAGCGGCCCAAACAGCGCGGCGAGGGCTGGGTCACCGAGCCGGCCAGGGCGCAGCTGGACCTGCACGACGGCAATGGCTGGGTCAGCAAGGCCAGCCAGCCTGGCAAGGTCAGCGATGCCGTGCGCGAGCTGCTGGGTTTCGACAGCGCGCAGTTCCGCCAGGTCATCGTGCTGCCGCAGGGGCGCTTCCGCGAATTGCTGACCGCCAGTTCGCAGGCACGGCAGGCCATCCTTGAGCGGCTGTTCCGCACCGAGCTGTACCACCGCGTGGAAGAGCTGCTGAAGACCGAGGCCGCCGGCATCCGGCGCGACGCCGAGCGCATTACGATCCAGCGCGACGAAGCGTTGCGGCAGGCCGGCGTGGAATCGGCACAGGCGTTGGCGGACGGCATCGCGGCCATGCAGGCCGAGCTGCAGGCGCTGCAAGGCCAGGAGCAAGGCGCACGCGCCGCGCAGGCCGCCGCGCAGGCCGCGCTCGCGGCCGGCGAGCAGGTGTCGGCGCGCCTGCAGGAGCGCCAGCAGGCGCAGGCCGCCCATGCGGCGCTGATGGCGCGGCAGGCCGCCATCGATGAACAGCGCGGCCGCTTGCAGGCGGCGCAGCGTGCCGCGCGTGTGATGCCGGCGGTGGCGGCCGCACAGGCCGCGCAGCGCGATCACGCTGCCGGCGCCGCGGCATTGGCGCAGGCGACCGAGCAAGCGGCCCGCGCCGGGCATCGGGCCACACAGGCCGCCGCGGCCTTGCAGGCGCAAGTGCAGCAGGCCGAAGTCCGCCAGGCCGCGCAGCGCCGCGTTACGCAGCTGGAAGCGATGCTGCCGCGCGCGCAGCGGCTGGGGGCGTTGCAGCGCGCCTTGCTCGAGGCCGAAGCCAGGCAGGTCACTGCTGCCACCGCACGCGATCGCGCCTTGGCGCAAGTCGAGACATGCCGCGCCGCCGCCGTGACCGCTGAATCGGCACTGGGACAGGCGCAGCTTGCCGCGGCGCAGGCACAGGCGACCGCCTTGCAGCTGGCCGCGCTGCAGGAGCGCGCGCGGCAATTCGAACGGTACCGGCAGGCGGCGCGTTCGCTGGACGCCTCGAATGCGCAGGCCGCCGGGCATGCGCAGGCCGAACAGCAGGCGCTGCATCACCGCGACCGCTGCCGCACCGCGCTGGCCGACGCCGAAGCCGCGTGGCGCGCTGGCCAGGCCGCGCGCCTGGCGCAGACGCTGGCGTCAGGCGATGCCTGCCCGGTGTGCGGCAGCACCGCGCATCCCGAGCCGGCACGGCAGGTAGCGCAGCCGCTGTCGGACCTGGCGCTGGAGGCCGCGCGCCAGGCACTGCTGGAAGCGGAATCCGAAGCGGTGCGCTGCGCCGGCCAGCACCAGGCCGCGCAACTGGCGATCGCCCAGGCACGCGAGCGGCTGGAAGAACTGGCCGCGGCACTGGGCGATGCCAGCGCGGCAGCGGCCGCCGGCGTCAGCGCTGACATCGAAGCGCAGCAAGCGGCGCTGGCGCAGCAGCGGCAGGCTTCGGCAAGCCTGGCGCAACGCGAAGCCGCGATCGCGACGTCGCGCGCGGCGCGCGACAGCGCCGAAGCCGTGCACCGCGATGCCGTGGTTGCGGCCGATGCCGCCGCGCAGGCATTGGCGCATTGCCGCGGCGAGTGGCAGGCCGAGAGCGCGCAGGTTCCTGAAGATTCGCGCGATCCGGTGGCCCTGGCCGAGGCACTGCGTCAGGCGCAGGCCGCGCTGGCAGGTCTGGAGCAGGCGCTGGCCGCGGCGCAGGCGGCAGAGCGCCAGGCTGCCGCGGAAGATGCGGGTGCGCAGGCCGCGCTGGTGTCGGCACGGCAGGCGCACGCGCAGATCACTGAACGCCTGGCCAACGCCGAAGCGGCATTGGCGCAGGCGCTCGCGCAGCAGGGCTTTGCCGATGCGCGGGCGCACGCCGATGCCTGCCTGGATGATGACGCGATGCAAGCGCTGGACGCCACGCTGCGCACGTTCGATAGCCAGCTGGCGGCCGCCGCCGACCGGCGCGAGCGCGCGGAAGCTGCCGCGCGAGCGCTCGATGCGCCCGATCTGGACGGCCTGCGCGCGGCACTCGGCGCTGCGGCGACGACGGTGGAGGACCTGGTGCGGCAGCAGGCTGAACGCGGCCGTTCCCGCGACGCGCTGCTGCAATGCCAGCAGCGGCTGCAGCAGCTGGACCAGGCAGGCCGCGACATCGAAGCCCGCTTTGCCGTGCTCGGCCGGCTGGCCGAAGTGGCCAACGGCAACAACCCGCGCCGCATGACGTTCCAGCGCTTCGTGCTGGCCACGCTCCTCGACGAGGTGCTGGAGGCCGCGTCGATGCGACTGCTGGCGATGAGCCGCGGCCGCTATGTGCTGCAGCGCGTGCGCGAGCAGGCCGACCAGCGCAGCGCGGGCGGGCTCGATATCGAAGTGTTCGACCACGATACCGGCGCGGCGCGCCCGGCCAATACGCTGTCAGGCGGCGAAGGTTTCCTCGCGTCGTTGTCGCTGGCGCTGGGCCTGGCCGACGTGGTGCAGTCGCGCGCGGGCGGCATCCAGCTCGACACGCTGTTCGTCGACGAAGGCTTCGGCACGCTCGATCCAGAAAGCCTCGACTTTGCCCTGCGCACGCTGCTCGATTTACAGCAGGCCGGGCGCCTGGTCGGGATCATTTCGCACGTCACGGAGTTGCGCGAGCGCATCGACGTGCGGCTGGAGGTGCGGCCCGGCACGGGCGGCAGCCGCGTGCTGCTGACCGGTGTGCCGGTGGCGGCCTAG
- a CDS encoding 3-oxoacid CoA-transferase subunit B: MQRLTRDQMAARVAKDIPDGAVVNLGIGLPTLVGNHLPADKEILLHSENGLLGMGPAPAAGEEDGDLINAGKQPVTIKPGGSYFHHADSFAMMRGGHLDFCVLGAFQVSQQGDLANWHTGAPGAIPAVGGAMDLAIGAKQVFVMMEHLTKQGESKIVPQCTYPLTGIGCVTRIYTDLATIDVTPDGLVARDLVEGLGFDELQRLTGVPLKQA, from the coding sequence ATGCAACGCCTGACCCGCGATCAGATGGCCGCCCGCGTGGCCAAAGACATTCCCGACGGTGCCGTGGTCAACCTCGGCATCGGCCTGCCCACCCTGGTCGGCAACCACCTGCCGGCCGACAAGGAAATCCTGCTGCACAGCGAGAACGGCCTGCTCGGCATGGGCCCCGCGCCCGCCGCCGGTGAAGAGGACGGCGACCTGATCAATGCCGGCAAGCAGCCGGTGACGATCAAGCCGGGCGGCTCGTACTTCCACCATGCCGATTCGTTCGCGATGATGCGCGGCGGCCATCTCGACTTCTGCGTGCTGGGCGCGTTCCAGGTGTCGCAGCAGGGCGACCTGGCCAACTGGCACACCGGCGCACCGGGCGCCATCCCCGCCGTGGGCGGCGCGATGGACCTGGCGATCGGCGCCAAGCAGGTGTTCGTGATGATGGAGCACCTGACCAAGCAGGGCGAAAGCAAGATCGTGCCGCAATGCACCTATCCGCTGACCGGCATCGGCTGCGTGACGCGCATCTACACTGACCTTGCCACCATCGACGTGACCCCCGACGGGCTGGTCGCCCGCGACCTGGTGGAAGGCCTGGGCTTTGACGAACTGCAGCGCCTGACCGGCGTGCCCCTGAAGCAGGCCTGA